A window of Ranitomeya variabilis isolate aRanVar5 chromosome 2, aRanVar5.hap1, whole genome shotgun sequence contains these coding sequences:
- the LOC143808226 gene encoding latexin-like has translation MHCVPCVSHGRPIMEKLNPSHYQTSRAVGVVMSHINYKLGGPNRLYYPQKGTTASREAIPELGNKYYLKFSIQDALNKKKAIKCTAEVLYYTNKQTAPDVTYRLQPEPPNYTAAKDNAFYSRIRSRSEPLVAVDIPDKFGNIAPDMEPIWHLALASGAFVKWQNSTEETFYTMVIIKKVTEVKRDDAALEFHYEVLIHQMVTQEMEPWLIESVWDPTEQLRIKNQQRMPDTNPDENSV, from the exons atgcattgtgtccCGTGTGTGAGCCATGGAAGACCAATCATGGAAAAGCTTAATCCCTCCCATTACCAGACCTCCAGAGCAGTAGGGGTTGTTATGAGCCACATTAACTACAAACTAGGGGGGCCAAACCGGCTTTATTATCCTCAGAAAGGGACAACGGCCAGCAGGGAG gctaTTCCAGAGTTGGGTAATAAATATTACCTGAAATTCAGTATACAAGATGCCCTGAATAAG AAAAAAGCCATAAAATGCACTGCTGAGGTCCTGTACTACACAAATAAGCAAACTGCTCCTGATGTGACGTACAGACTGCAGCCTGAGCCGCCCAACTACACCGCCGCCAAAGACAACGCGTTCTACAGCAGGATACGGAGCCGCTCGGAGCCACTGGTAGCCGTAGACATCCCAG ATAAATTTGGCAATATAGCCCCCGATATGGAGCCCATCTGGCACCTGGCACTGGCTTCTGGTGCTTTTGTCAAGTGGCAAAACTCCACAGAAGAAACATTTTACACTATGGTTATCATTAAAAAGGTTACAGAGGTG AAAAGGGACGATGCCGCCCTAGAATTCCATTACGAAGTGCTGATCCACCAGATGGTGACACAG GAAATGGAGCCGTGGTTGATAGAAAGCGTATGGGACCCAACAGAACAGTTAAGAATCAAAAATCAACAACGCATGCCAGATACCAATCCAGATGAGAACAGCGTGTGA